The following proteins come from a genomic window of Pieris napi chromosome 15, ilPieNapi1.2, whole genome shotgun sequence:
- the LOC125056647 gene encoding 60S ribosomal protein L35, with amino-acid sequence MGKVKCSELRTKDKKELFKQLEELKTELTNLRVAKVTGGVASKLSKIRVVRKAIARVYIVYHQKMKVNLRNHYKNKKYKPLDLRPKKTRAMRKALTKHEAKLKTRKEIRKKSLFPPRVYAVKA; translated from the exons GGGAAAGTTAAGTGTTCTGAACTTCGTACGAAGGATAAGAAGGAGCTCTTCAAACAACTTGAAGAGTTAAAGACAGAATTAACAAATCTTCGAGTTGCTAAAGTCACTGGTGGTGTAGCCTCAAAACTGTCCAAAAT ACGTGTTGTACGTAAGGCAATTGCACGAGTTTACATTGTGTACCACCAAAAAATGAAGGTTAATCTTCGTAACCACTATAAGAACAAAAAGTACAAGCCTCTAGACCTTAGGCCCAAGAAGACCCGTGCTATGCGTAAGGCTCTCACAAAACATGAAGCCAAGTTAAAAACAAGGAAAGAAATTAGAAAGAAGTCTCTTTTCCCTCCTAGAGTTTACGCTGTTaaggcttaa